The sequence GGTGCCGAAGGGCAGGTCGTAGCGGCCGCCGCGCAGCACGACATGCACCCCGTCCTCCCCCATCAGGGCCTCGGAAAGAGCGAGGTTGTAGAGATCACAGGCCTGCCGGAAGCGCGGGTCGAAGGCGTCGGGTGCCCTGGTGTGGTCCTTCGGGAAGAGGAAGGCCTGGGCATAGAGGGCCGAGGCCAGGAGATAGGGCCGCCCGCCCCCACGCCGGCCGAAGAGATAGGAAGCCTCCGCCAGGGCGAAGAGTTCCTGCGGTTCGGCGGTTCCGGATGCGACGCGCTGGTGCAACACCGCCAGGGTCGCCGCGGGGGCACGGTCGAAGGAGGCCAGCACTGAGAGCTGCCGGAAGATGTTGCGGCTGTCCTCGCTGAGCTCGTTGGAGGACATGGTGTTGCGGGTGAAAGTCCGGTAATCGGTCTGCTGGTCGATCCGATCGACTGTCACTGGCGAGGCGCAGGCGGCCAGCAGGCTGAGCATCAGGCAGCAGCCGAGAGTGGCCCACCGGCCGCCCCCCGAGCTGGCACCGAGCAATCTCCAACTCCCCCGAATCACCGATCCATCCCAATCTCGTCAGGCACAGCATGGCTTACCGCCGTCACGCTCCGGCGGACAGATTGGATCGGACATCCCTGGCCATCGTTACGTGACAGTTCGGTAAAGGGCCCGAAGCGGCCGGAACCGCCAGAAGCAGGCCGCTGGGACGACAGAGGCGGCCTCAGCCCCCGATCAAAGGGACCGCGAGACCATCTGCTCTCCATCCGGGCGGAAGAGGTGCGCCATGGAGACGTCGAGATGCAAAGGCACGCTTTCGCCGGGCCTCGGCTTCTGCTGCCCTTCGAGCTGGGCGGTGATGGGCTGCCCGTCGGGAAGGGTTCCATAGATGAGCGAGGAGCCGCCCAGTTGCTCGACGAGTTGGACCCTGGCCTCGCCGAGACGCACGCCGGCACCGCCGAGCCGCAGATGCTCGGGCCTGATCCCGAAGCTGCAATCCGTTTCGCCCTGCCAGCGGAGATGCTGCAGAGGCAACACCGTGTCCCCGAGCGAGACCTGTACCGTGCCGTCCTGGCCGGGCCGCAGCGTCGCCTGCAGGAAGTTCATCTTCGGGCTGCCGATGAAGCCCGCCACGAAGCGGTTGACGGGGTTGTTGTAGAGTTCCAGCGGCGATCCGACCTGTTCCACCCGCCCGCCCCGGAGGACCACGATCTTGTCGGCCATGGTCATGGCCTCGACCTGATCATGGGTCACGTAGATCATCGTGTTACCGAGCTGCTGGTGCAGCTTCGCGATCTCCACACGCATCTGCACGCGCAGTTCGGCATCGAGGTTGGAGAGCGGCTCGTCGAAGAGGAAGATCTTGGGTTCGCGGACAATGGCCCGGCCGATGGCTACGCGCTGCCGCTGGCCACCGGAAAGCTGCTTCGGCTTGCGGTCAAGCAGGTGCTCAAGCTGCAGGATTGCGGCGGCGCGGCGGACGCGGGCGTCGATCTCCGGCTTGGGCATCCGCGCCGTTTCCAGCGCGAAGGCCATGTTCTTGTAGACGTTCATATGCGGATAGAGCGCATAGGACTGAAAGACCATGGCGATGCCGCGCTGTGCCGCCGGCACGTCGTTCATCACCTCTCCGTCGATCCGCAGGTCGCCGTCGCTGATGCTCTCCAGGCCCGCGATCATCCGCAGCAGCGTGGACTTGCCGCAGCCCGATGGGCCGACGAAGACCACGAACTCCCCGTTGGTCACGGACAGATTCACGTCCTGGATCACCGCGTGTTCGGCGAAACGCTTATGGACGTGCTCCAGGGCCAGCCAGCTCATCCGTTCCTCCCGTTCCTGCTTCTTGTTCTGGCCGGGGCGGGCCGTTCCGGCCCGCCCTGGTGCTCCATCAGGCTGCCATGGCTTCCGGGCGGACCCCCACCGGCATGGCCGGGCCATGCGCCGCGATCAGATCGTCCACCATGCTGCGGATCTCGCGCAGCGACAGCACGCTCGCCGCATGGCGATCGAGCACCGCGGCGCGGTAGACCGCATCCCGGTCGCCTTCCAGTGCCGCGCGGACCGTGAGCTCCTGCACGAAGACATGCGGCGCGCAATGGGCGGCCAGTTCCGGCGGCAGGGTTCCGACATGACAGGCGCGCAGGCCGTTGCGATCCACGATCACCGGCACCTCGACACAGCAGTCGCGCGGCAGATTCTCGATCAGGCCGGTATTGCGGACATTGCCGTAGATGAGCTGCGGCTCGCCCGTGACCATGCCGTTGATGATCGCGGCACCGTATTCGTCGCTGCGCTCCAGCGGGAAGCTGTCGCCGGCCAGAAGCTTCTGCCGCGTCTCGGCATAGCGCCGCAGGTTGCGCTCGCTACGGCGGACATATTCGTCCACCGGCACGTCATACTCGGCGATCTGGTCCTCGCGGCGGAGGAAGTAGGGTGTGTACTCCGCGGTATGCTCGCTCGATTCGCTGACGAAGCGCCCCAGATGCTCCATCAGCTCGAAGCGGATCTTGTCCTTGGCGAAGATCTCTGGATTCCGTGCCGCGCGGCGGAGCTGCGGGTAGGCGTCCTTGCCGTCGATCTCCAGGCGCAGGAACCAGGTCATGTGATTGATGCCGCCGCAGTCATAGCTGAGGCGCGAACGGTCCACGCCGAGATAGGTGGCGAGGTCCCGCGCCGTGTGCTGCACGTTGTGGCAGAGCCCGACCACCTGCTGCTCCGGGAAGGCCTTGTAGACCGCCCAGGTCAGGATGCTCATCGGGTTGGTGTAGTTCATCAGCAGGGCGTCCGGGCAGACCGCGCGCATGTCCCGCACGAGGTCCACCATGAAGGGGATGGTCCGCAGCCCCCGGAAGATGCCACCGATACCCACCGTGTCGGCGATGGTCTGCTTGAGGCCGTAGCGGCGCGGGATGTCGAAATCCAGCAGGGTCGCCTGGTGCATGCCGATCTGCACCATGTTGATCACGAAGTCCGCACCCTCCAGGCAGCGGCGGCGGTCGGCATGCTCGGTGACGGTAGCCCCGGCATCGAACTGCCCGGAGGTCCAGCGCGCCATCATTCCGGCCGTCTCCAGACGCTCCGGGTCGATGTCGTGCAACGCGATTTCGCATTCCTTCATCGAAGGAAGGCTGAGGATGTCGGTGAGCAGGTTCTTGACGAAGACGACGCTGCCGGCGCCGACCATGGCGATCTTGGTCATGTTCACTTCTCGGGGTCCAAGGGTTCGGGAAAAGGTCACTTGAGGCCGGTGCTGGCGATCCCCTGCACCAGATAGCGCTGGAAGATCAGGAAGATGAGCAGCATCGGCAGAAGGGAGATCAGGGCCAGCGCCATGACGCCGCCCCAGTCCGGGTTGGCCTCGCCACGCAGCAGGTTCAGGCCGAGCGGCAGGGTGAAGAGATCCTGGTCGGTCAGCACCACGAGCGGCCAGGCGAAGTCGTTCCAGCGCCACATGAAGGTGAAGATCACCAGCACGGCGATGATGGGCTTGGAGAGGGGCAGCACGATGCGCAGGAAGATCCGCATCTCGCCCGCGCCGTCCAGGCGTGCGGCTTCCAGCAGCTCGTCCGGGATGCTCACCATGAACTGGCGCACCATGAAGACGCCGAAAGCCTCCGCCGCCCGGGGGAGGATGACACCCCAGGGGGAGTTCAGCAGGCCGAGCCAGGAGACCACGAGGAATTCGGGCACCAGGATCACCTGGATCGGGATCATCAGCGCGCCGAGGATCGCGAAGAACAGGATATCGCGGCCGGGAAAGCGGAACTTGGCGAAGACATAGCCGCATAGCAGATTGGCGGAGACCGTGATCACCACCGCCACCACGGCGATGAAGGTGGAGTTGAGCGTCCAGGTCAGGAAGGGATGCCGTTCCCAGATGTTGTGGAAGTTCTCCAGCGTCAGGACCTGCGGGATGAGGCTGACCACGGGCTGGAAGACTTCCGAGCGCGGCCGGATGGCCGTGGCGAGCATCCAGTAGAGCGGGAAGATCATGGCCACCGCCCCGAGCGCCAGGGCGATCCAGATCAGCACGGTGCCGGTCCGGCGATGGCCGGGGCGCGGAGCGGCCGTTTCCAGGGCGGCGCTCATAGCACGTTCTCCGACTGGCGGCTCACTCGCCACTGGATGATGGTGAAGCCGAGCACGATGGCATAGAGCACCACGCCGATGGCGCTGGCATAGCCCATCTCGGAGGTCGTGAAGGCCGACTGGTAGATGTACTGCACTAGCATGGTGGTGGAGAAGCCCGGACCGCCACCGGTCATGACATAGATGAGGTCGAAGACCTGGAAGGAGTGGATCACGCTCAGCACCAGGAGGAGGAAGGTGGCGGGCCGCAGCAGGGGAAGGGTGATCTTCCAGAACTGGCGGAAGGGCGAGGCCCCGTCCATCGTCGCGGCCTCGTAGTAGAGGGCCGGGATGGATTGCAGGGCGGCGAGATAGACCACCATGCAGAAACCCACTCTGACCCACAGGGTCGCCAGCACGAGCGAGGGCAGAGCCCAGCTCGGCGAGGACAGCCAGGGGATGCGGTCGCCGCCCAGGCGCACGATCAGGGAATTGATGACCCCGTAATGCTCGTTGAACAGCCAGGCGGCGATGATGCCGGTGGCGACGGCCGACACCACGACGGGGAGGAAGTAGATGCTGCGCAGGAAGACCCGCCCGGGCATGTGCCGGTTCAGCGCCACCGCCAGGAGCAGGCCGCCCGCCATGGTGGTCGGGACGGAGGCCAGGGCATAGGCCGCGGTATTGAGCAGCGCGTGCCAGAACTGGGTGTCGCCCAGCAGCCGGCGATAGTTGGCCAGCCCCGCATACTCGGCATCGCCGATCAGGCTCCAGTCATGGAAGCTGATGTAGAAGGCGTAGAGCAGCGGAAAGAAGCTGAAGGCGCTGAACAGCACCAGATTGGGGCTGATGAAGGCATAGGCCGTCATCCAGGGGTGCCGGAAGGACCGGCGCGCCCGTGCCGCGGGGGTGGGCTGCGCGGCGCTTGTCAGGGCCAGGCTGCTGGGCATGGTTCACCTCTCGGCAGAAGGATGCTGATCGCGGGCGTCAGCCCTTGAGAACGCTGCTGATGGTGCTGTCCACGTTCTCGGCGGTCTCCTTCGGCGTCTGGCCGGAGGTGAAGGCGAGATCCAGCTGCTCGGCGAGCTTCGCGTTGATACGGCTGAAATCCGGCAATGTCACCGTGGCTGCCAGATGGTCCGGGATGGTGCGCGACTGCTCCACGAAGACCTTCATCGCATCGGGCCGCAGCGGATAGTCCAGCGTGCCTTCCATCAGGCTCTTCCGCACCGGCAGGAAGCCGCCGGCCAGGCAGAAGTCGCGCATATTGGCCTCGTTGGTGGCGAAGCGGAGGAAGTCGATGGCCACATCGCGGTTCTTGCTGTCGCGCGTAACGGCCAGGCAGTTCCCGCCGAGGTCGGATGCCAT is a genomic window of Roseomonas gilardii subsp. gilardii containing:
- a CDS encoding alpha-glucosidase/alpha-galactosidase translates to MTKIAMVGAGSVVFVKNLLTDILSLPSMKECEIALHDIDPERLETAGMMARWTSGQFDAGATVTEHADRRRCLEGADFVINMVQIGMHQATLLDFDIPRRYGLKQTIADTVGIGGIFRGLRTIPFMVDLVRDMRAVCPDALLMNYTNPMSILTWAVYKAFPEQQVVGLCHNVQHTARDLATYLGVDRSRLSYDCGGINHMTWFLRLEIDGKDAYPQLRRAARNPEIFAKDKIRFELMEHLGRFVSESSEHTAEYTPYFLRREDQIAEYDVPVDEYVRRSERNLRRYAETRQKLLAGDSFPLERSDEYGAAIINGMVTGEPQLIYGNVRNTGLIENLPRDCCVEVPVIVDRNGLRACHVGTLPPELAAHCAPHVFVQELTVRAALEGDRDAVYRAAVLDRHAASVLSLREIRSMVDDLIAAHGPAMPVGVRPEAMAA
- a CDS encoding carbohydrate ABC transporter permease is translated as MSAALETAAPRPGHRRTGTVLIWIALALGAVAMIFPLYWMLATAIRPRSEVFQPVVSLIPQVLTLENFHNIWERHPFLTWTLNSTFIAVVAVVITVSANLLCGYVFAKFRFPGRDILFFAILGALMIPIQVILVPEFLVVSWLGLLNSPWGVILPRAAEAFGVFMVRQFMVSIPDELLEAARLDGAGEMRIFLRIVLPLSKPIIAVLVIFTFMWRWNDFAWPLVVLTDQDLFTLPLGLNLLRGEANPDWGGVMALALISLLPMLLIFLIFQRYLVQGIASTGLK
- a CDS encoding ABC transporter ATP-binding protein, whose amino-acid sequence is MSWLALEHVHKRFAEHAVIQDVNLSVTNGEFVVFVGPSGCGKSTLLRMIAGLESISDGDLRIDGEVMNDVPAAQRGIAMVFQSYALYPHMNVYKNMAFALETARMPKPEIDARVRRAAAILQLEHLLDRKPKQLSGGQRQRVAIGRAIVREPKIFLFDEPLSNLDAELRVQMRVEIAKLHQQLGNTMIYVTHDQVEAMTMADKIVVLRGGRVEQVGSPLELYNNPVNRFVAGFIGSPKMNFLQATLRPGQDGTVQVSLGDTVLPLQHLRWQGETDCSFGIRPEHLRLGGAGVRLGEARVQLVEQLGGSSLIYGTLPDGQPITAQLEGQQKPRPGESVPLHLDVSMAHLFRPDGEQMVSRSL
- a CDS encoding carbohydrate ABC transporter permease; this translates as MPSSLALTSAAQPTPAARARRSFRHPWMTAYAFISPNLVLFSAFSFFPLLYAFYISFHDWSLIGDAEYAGLANYRRLLGDTQFWHALLNTAAYALASVPTTMAGGLLLAVALNRHMPGRVFLRSIYFLPVVVSAVATGIIAAWLFNEHYGVINSLIVRLGGDRIPWLSSPSWALPSLVLATLWVRVGFCMVVYLAALQSIPALYYEAATMDGASPFRQFWKITLPLLRPATFLLLVLSVIHSFQVFDLIYVMTGGGPGFSTTMLVQYIYQSAFTTSEMGYASAIGVVLYAIVLGFTIIQWRVSRQSENVL